A genomic region of bacterium contains the following coding sequences:
- a CDS encoding thymidylate synthase → MDQYLTLVRDVLDNGAPDEGGFRTDRTGVGTYSVFGRQLRFLMADGFPMVTTKKLHLRSIIIELLWFLKGSTNTKWLNERGVTIWDEWADESGELGPIYGKLWRRWEGPDGEVDQITNLIQRLKEDPYSRRHLVVAYNPADQPKVSPQGCHSLMQFYVKGDRLSLQLYQRSADLMLGVPFNIASYSLLLMMVAQVTNLVPYEFIHTFGDVHIYSNHVEGAREQINREPLPLPRVTLNPEVRDIFEFEYEDISIEGYEAHPHIKFKIAV, encoded by the coding sequence GTGGACCAGTATCTAACACTTGTACGTGATGTTTTAGACAACGGCGCACCTGATGAGGGTGGATTCCGAACTGATAGAACTGGGGTTGGGACTTATTCTGTTTTTGGAAGGCAATTACGTTTCTTAATGGCGGACGGTTTTCCAATGGTCACTACGAAGAAGTTACATTTGCGTTCGATAATCATTGAGTTGCTCTGGTTTCTTAAGGGGAGCACGAATACGAAGTGGCTAAACGAGCGTGGAGTAACGATTTGGGATGAGTGGGCGGATGAATCGGGAGAGCTTGGACCCATTTACGGAAAATTATGGCGGCGTTGGGAGGGGCCAGATGGGGAAGTTGATCAAATAACCAATCTGATTCAAAGGCTCAAGGAGGATCCGTATAGTCGGCGTCACTTAGTGGTTGCGTATAATCCGGCTGATCAACCAAAGGTTTCGCCTCAGGGGTGTCATTCTTTAATGCAGTTTTATGTGAAGGGTGATCGGTTGAGTTTACAGCTTTACCAGCGTTCAGCCGATCTCATGTTGGGGGTTCCCTTTAACATAGCGAGTTACTCTTTATTGTTGATGATGGTAGCGCAGGTAACGAATTTAGTGCCGTATGAGTTCATCCATACCTTTGGTGACGTGCACATTTATTCAAATCATGTTGAGGGGGCAAGAGAGCAGATTAACCGAGAGCCATTGCCGTTACCTCGTGTAACTCTCAACCCTGAAGTCAGAGATATCTTTGAATTCGAGTATGAGGATATTTCGATAGAGGGCTATGAGGCGCATCCGCATATAAAGTTCAAGATAGCGGTATAG
- a CDS encoding thioredoxin domain-containing protein encodes MNDNLNKLGTEVSPYLLQHANNPIWWFPWGEEAFASARQRDLPVFLSIGYSTCYWCHVMEQECFEHQEVADALNGKFISIKVDREERPDIDQIYMDALVGMTGHGGWPMSVFLTGDRRPFWAGTYIAREQFIPLLKEVSSRWQSDREKIEAAADRVTSAIQFETAPSATARTEPLQAARRSVEESLKRYDSVWGGFGQAPKFPSARLLDVYADFYRLTGEEEARGALECSLERMAAGGLYDHLGGGFARYSVDAEWKVPHFEKMLYDNALLATTYLKAGRVLDRDDFLEVARETLEYLETEMRDAACGAYYAAEDAGEVGREGEFYLWDYDALKHALTADEFLGLSQRFEILPEGNFEGRTVLFLQKFSPWKSRFPFSSKATLQRLRSYRERPHRDTKILTAWNGLLLTALVEAAFVLNEPIYKKRAQELGSFLIDLGGDADELCTSSAKGERRGGVGCLEDYAFVISALIELFELTGQPKWLLKARNFQKKQDELFWSEKEGLYRFSVAADLIVERYPLFDGPIPSGNAASISNLHRLSLYFWDETLRLKRERLQEGYQRVFERAPSAAPTAVMAGLSVSNGKELVVMAASEDDRTEVVREFAPFRAQLSIFAVLSHGEDYALIPALKELATGESDSSIFYLCEDGRCLTPSHDLGEIRAKLEEE; translated from the coding sequence ATGAATGACAATCTTAACAAGCTGGGAACTGAGGTAAGCCCCTACCTCTTGCAGCATGCTAACAATCCAATCTGGTGGTTTCCGTGGGGAGAAGAGGCGTTTGCCTCTGCCCGTCAGCGGGATTTGCCAGTCTTTCTCTCTATTGGATATTCGACTTGTTATTGGTGTCATGTGATGGAGCAGGAGTGCTTTGAGCACCAGGAAGTAGCGGACGCTTTGAACGGAAAATTTATCTCAATCAAGGTAGACCGAGAGGAGCGCCCCGATATTGACCAGATTTACATGGATGCACTTGTGGGTATGACGGGTCACGGCGGTTGGCCAATGAGTGTTTTCTTAACGGGTGACCGACGGCCGTTTTGGGCGGGCACGTATATTGCGCGCGAGCAGTTCATCCCGCTTCTGAAAGAGGTATCAAGTCGGTGGCAGTCAGATAGAGAGAAGATTGAAGCAGCAGCGGATCGAGTTACTTCGGCTATTCAGTTTGAGACCGCACCAAGTGCTACGGCTCGCACCGAGCCTTTGCAGGCAGCCAGGCGTTCCGTTGAGGAGTCACTAAAGCGTTACGACTCTGTATGGGGTGGCTTTGGACAGGCTCCAAAGTTTCCATCTGCAAGGCTGTTGGACGTCTATGCTGATTTCTATCGTCTGACTGGTGAAGAGGAAGCTCGGGGTGCGCTTGAGTGTTCTCTTGAGCGGATGGCAGCGGGTGGGTTGTATGATCATCTTGGCGGAGGGTTTGCTCGATATTCAGTTGATGCTGAGTGGAAAGTGCCACACTTCGAAAAGATGCTGTATGACAACGCATTACTGGCCACTACGTATCTGAAAGCTGGTAGAGTGCTTGACCGTGATGACTTTCTGGAAGTCGCTCGAGAAACACTTGAGTATCTTGAGACTGAGATGCGTGATGCTGCATGTGGAGCATATTATGCTGCTGAAGATGCGGGGGAAGTTGGTAGAGAGGGTGAGTTTTATCTTTGGGATTATGATGCGTTGAAGCACGCGCTCACGGCTGATGAGTTCTTAGGACTCTCTCAACGCTTTGAGATTCTGCCAGAGGGGAACTTTGAAGGGCGAACGGTTTTATTTCTTCAGAAATTTTCACCGTGGAAGAGCCGATTCCCATTCTCATCGAAGGCAACCTTACAACGGCTTCGCTCTTATCGTGAACGCCCGCATCGGGACACAAAGATCCTCACGGCTTGGAACGGGCTCTTATTAACGGCGCTTGTAGAGGCGGCATTTGTTCTGAATGAGCCGATTTATAAGAAGAGGGCTCAGGAGCTAGGGAGCTTTCTGATAGATCTCGGAGGAGACGCTGATGAGCTCTGTACCAGCTCTGCGAAAGGTGAGAGACGAGGCGGTGTAGGATGTCTGGAGGATTACGCGTTTGTCATCTCAGCTTTGATAGAACTTTTTGAACTGACGGGTCAACCGAAGTGGCTTTTGAAGGCGCGTAATTTTCAGAAAAAGCAGGATGAACTATTTTGGAGTGAGAAGGAGGGGCTGTATAGGTTTAGTGTTGCAGCTGATTTGATCGTAGAGCGATATCCTTTATTCGATGGCCCGATTCCGAGTGGAAATGCGGCGAGCATTTCCAATCTCCACAGATTATCGCTCTATTTTTGGGATGAGACCTTGCGTTTGAAGAGAGAGAGACTTCAGGAGGGATACCAGCGAGTTTTTGAGCGTGCTCCAAGTGCAGCTCCGACGGCTGTTATGGCTGGGTTGAGCGTCTCCAACGGAAAGGAGTTAGTGGTAATGGCAGCTTCCGAAGACGATCGAACCGAAGTCGTAAGAGAATTTGCACCGTTTCGGGCTCAATTGTCGATTTTTGCTGTACTTTCTCACGGGGAGGACTACGCTCTGATTCCAGCCTTGAAAGAGCTTGCTACGGGAGAAAGTGATTCATCCATTTTTTATCTCTGTGAGGACGGGCGGTGCTTGACCCCGAGTCATGATCTGGGCGAGATTAGGGCAAAACTTGAGGAGGAGTAA
- a CDS encoding YajQ family cyclic di-GMP-binding protein, which yields MPSFDVVSEADQHEVRNAVDQAVREMQTRYDFKGSKASLSLNELEITMLADDQMRLKAVVEILKLKLAKRNVSLKLLDFEEAKPAGGDMLRQIVRVKNGLKDEELRKMVKLIKSKKMKVQSQIQGEQLRVTGKKRDDLQSVMAVLREEAPDLELQFTNFRD from the coding sequence ATGCCTTCATTCGATGTCGTAAGTGAAGCGGATCAACACGAAGTGAGAAATGCAGTAGATCAAGCTGTGCGAGAGATGCAGACGCGGTATGACTTTAAGGGAAGCAAGGCGAGTCTTAGTCTTAACGAGCTAGAGATTACCATGCTTGCCGATGATCAGATGCGGCTAAAGGCAGTTGTTGAGATCCTAAAGCTGAAATTGGCAAAGCGTAATGTGAGTTTAAAGTTGTTAGATTTTGAAGAAGCAAAGCCTGCTGGAGGAGATATGCTCCGGCAGATCGTGCGGGTAAAAAATGGGCTGAAGGATGAAGAGCTTCGCAAAATGGTGAAGCTTATAAAGTCGAAGAAGATGAAGGTACAGTCTCAGATCCAAGGAGAGCAGCTCAGGGTAACCGGAAAGAAGCGAGACGATCTCCAATCGGTGATGGCGGTGCTTCGTGAGGAGGCGCCAGATCTTGAGCTCCAGTTCACGAATTTTAGAGATTAG
- a CDS encoding aminotransferase class V-fold PLP-dependent enzyme has protein sequence MRNKSSALAQHSTGEELGYLMREHFPFFSSARGVDSAYLDSAASALKLDACIERLTSYLSSEHSNVHRGAYGLSVTASENYSLGRDVIRSFCNVPSSYEVIFTSGATESANVVARGLEESLIDENNTILTTCLEHHSNFVPWQQLARKTKSRFSVVGINANAEIDISDFANRLNNERPRIAAFTAMSNAFGTITPVNELVAECKKVGCISVVDVTQSVVHGGIDVGAMDADFVFFSAHKLYGPTGLGVLIGRGELLEELSPSTFGGGMIGEVTSEFTTWADIPARFEAGTPPIAEVISFIATLEKLTELNSKHAVVEAEQALYEYAVERMRQCDGVRLVGPLERDQGAIISFLVDEVHPHDMATIADSHGVQVRAGHHCVMPAMKSLGLPATTRLSFGLYSVRADVDRLLEAIERARSMFR, from the coding sequence ATGCGCAATAAATCTTCGGCATTGGCTCAGCACTCGACGGGAGAAGAGCTGGGCTATCTCATGAGAGAGCACTTTCCGTTCTTTTCCTCAGCGAGAGGAGTGGACTCCGCTTATCTTGATTCCGCTGCTTCCGCCCTTAAGCTCGATGCGTGTATTGAGCGACTGACCAGCTACCTGTCATCTGAACATTCCAACGTCCATCGTGGGGCGTACGGACTGAGTGTGACTGCATCGGAGAATTATAGTTTGGGGCGAGATGTGATTCGCTCCTTTTGTAATGTCCCATCATCATATGAGGTGATTTTTACCTCTGGAGCAACTGAGAGTGCAAACGTGGTGGCTCGTGGCCTGGAAGAGAGTCTTATCGATGAGAACAACACAATTCTTACCACGTGCCTTGAGCACCATAGTAATTTCGTTCCGTGGCAACAATTAGCGCGCAAAACGAAGAGTCGCTTTTCTGTGGTCGGCATCAATGCAAATGCCGAGATTGATATTTCAGACTTTGCCAATCGTTTGAACAATGAACGTCCACGTATTGCAGCGTTTACAGCGATGTCTAATGCCTTTGGGACGATTACGCCAGTGAATGAGCTTGTAGCTGAGTGCAAGAAGGTGGGCTGTATATCAGTGGTTGATGTGACCCAGAGTGTTGTCCATGGAGGAATCGATGTCGGTGCGATGGACGCAGACTTCGTGTTTTTTTCAGCACATAAGCTTTATGGGCCGACGGGACTCGGTGTTTTAATTGGAAGAGGAGAGTTGCTTGAAGAGCTTTCCCCAAGCACCTTTGGTGGCGGAATGATAGGAGAGGTCACCTCGGAGTTCACCACGTGGGCTGATATCCCTGCGCGCTTTGAAGCAGGCACCCCGCCGATAGCAGAGGTGATAAGTTTTATCGCTACCCTTGAGAAGCTGACAGAGCTTAATAGTAAGCACGCCGTGGTTGAGGCGGAGCAGGCTTTATATGAGTACGCAGTAGAACGAATGCGTCAGTGCGACGGGGTGCGTTTAGTTGGTCCTCTGGAGCGCGATCAAGGAGCCATCATTTCATTTCTCGTCGACGAAGTGCATCCTCACGACATGGCAACCATTGCCGACTCTCATGGCGTACAAGTGCGGGCTGGGCATCACTGTGTCATGCCGGCGATGAAATCGCTCGGTTTGCCAGCTACGACGCGGTTGAGTTTTGGTTTGTACTCGGTAAGAGCAGACGTTGACCGTCTGCTAGAGGCAATAGAGCGAGCTCGGTCGATGTTTCGATAG
- a CDS encoding transporter produces the protein MFDTLLSSAFSKLASATFMIAVAIHSAALADINSSDQWLQERPDGHAPIGVMGDHTHTEGEFMFSYRYMAMDMEGNRSGKSRVSPSEVLQDYMVSPTRMEMKMHMFGGMYAPSDTITLMAMLPLLELSMDHVTRMGSEFSTRTSGLGDIQISALWKIVEERSHQVHINAGISLPTGNIKERGNTPAGADMKLPYPMQLGSGTFDLRPGITYNGKTTRVSWGAQSLGTLRLGENGEDYTLGDRIEASVWGAVLLSDWLSGSLRGRWHSWDDISGNDSELNPMMVPTAVPTLRGGEIYELGLGFNLLVPNGSLEGLRLAFEVLYPIDQHLDGPQLETDLTYTFGIQRSF, from the coding sequence ATGTTTGACACTCTCCTGAGCTCAGCTTTCTCTAAGCTCGCCTCTGCAACCTTCATGATTGCGGTTGCCATACACTCTGCCGCTCTCGCTGATATCAATTCATCTGATCAGTGGCTGCAAGAACGCCCAGACGGGCACGCTCCGATCGGAGTTATGGGAGACCACACTCATACTGAAGGTGAGTTCATGTTCTCATACCGGTATATGGCAATGGACATGGAAGGAAACCGCAGTGGAAAAAGCAGAGTAAGCCCATCAGAAGTGCTTCAAGACTACATGGTTTCGCCAACTCGAATGGAAATGAAAATGCATATGTTTGGTGGAATGTATGCTCCTTCAGACACTATCACTCTCATGGCAATGCTTCCTCTTCTTGAACTTTCCATGGATCACGTAACCCGAATGGGCTCTGAATTCTCTACGAGAACATCTGGATTGGGAGATATTCAAATCAGTGCGCTTTGGAAGATTGTTGAAGAACGCTCGCACCAAGTACACATCAATGCCGGAATAAGTCTTCCGACTGGAAACATCAAAGAACGTGGAAACACTCCTGCTGGAGCCGATATGAAGCTCCCCTATCCAATGCAGCTAGGTTCTGGGACTTTCGACCTCCGCCCAGGAATCACGTACAACGGCAAAACGACGAGAGTATCATGGGGAGCACAAAGTCTTGGAACCTTACGGCTTGGAGAGAATGGAGAGGACTATACTCTTGGAGACCGCATTGAAGCTTCAGTATGGGGAGCAGTTCTCTTGAGCGACTGGTTAAGCGGCTCATTACGAGGTCGATGGCACAGTTGGGATGATATTAGCGGAAATGACAGCGAACTGAATCCAATGATGGTGCCAACTGCCGTCCCAACTCTTCGGGGTGGTGAGATCTATGAGCTCGGACTTGGATTTAACCTCCTTGTTCCAAATGGGTCACTAGAAGGACTACGATTAGCCTTTGAAGTACTCTACCCCATAGACCAACACTTAGACGGGCCTCAGCTCGAGACCGATCTTACCTATACTTTCGGTATCCAAAGGTCTTTTTAA